From Roseibium alexandrii DFL-11, the proteins below share one genomic window:
- a CDS encoding NAD(P)/FAD-dependent oxidoreductase produces the protein MPNLTRRSFGLLVGAGATSLALPYYARAQGKPKAVVIGGGAGGATAARYMAKDAGEDLDVTLIEANPAYTTCFFSNLYLGGFRDFDSITHGYDTLASNYGITVVNGMADAVDRDAKMVVMADGSKVPYDRLVVSPGIDLIYDSVPGYSEEAAEIMPHSWKAGPQTQLLKAKLDAIENGQQIVMVAPPNPYRCPPGPYERVSMMAHILKSKGLNDSKIVIIDPKPKFSKQALFQEGWDKHYPGMIEWYGPDVHGGIVKVDASTGEVETDLDTFQGDLVNVIPAQKAGMIASKAALANDSGFCAIDPASMRSKEDDSIFVIGDACIAGDMPKSGFSANSQAKVAAMTIRGDLTGSRVFPAKYSNTCWSLIETNDGVKVGAQYAPAEEKIASTSKFISQTGEDAGLRQATYEESIGWYKGITTDMFGA, from the coding sequence ATGCCAAATCTCACACGCCGTAGTTTTGGGCTTCTGGTTGGCGCTGGGGCGACATCCCTGGCCCTGCCGTACTACGCCCGGGCGCAAGGGAAACCGAAAGCCGTCGTTATCGGCGGCGGCGCCGGAGGCGCAACGGCCGCCCGGTACATGGCCAAGGATGCCGGTGAGGATCTTGACGTCACTCTGATCGAAGCCAACCCGGCCTACACCACCTGCTTCTTTTCCAACCTATATCTCGGCGGTTTCCGCGACTTCGACTCCATAACGCACGGCTACGACACACTTGCTTCGAACTACGGCATCACGGTTGTAAACGGCATGGCAGATGCGGTTGATCGGGATGCCAAGATGGTCGTTATGGCGGACGGTTCCAAAGTGCCCTATGACCGACTGGTCGTGTCCCCGGGCATTGATCTCATCTACGACAGTGTGCCTGGCTATTCAGAAGAAGCGGCTGAAATCATGCCGCATTCCTGGAAGGCTGGTCCTCAGACCCAGCTTCTGAAAGCCAAACTGGATGCTATCGAAAACGGCCAGCAAATCGTGATGGTGGCCCCGCCGAACCCGTATCGGTGCCCACCGGGACCGTATGAGCGCGTGTCGATGATGGCGCATATTCTTAAATCCAAGGGGCTGAACGACAGCAAGATCGTCATCATTGATCCCAAGCCGAAGTTCTCCAAACAGGCGCTTTTCCAGGAAGGCTGGGACAAGCACTATCCCGGCATGATCGAATGGTATGGACCGGATGTGCATGGCGGCATCGTCAAGGTCGATGCGTCAACCGGGGAGGTCGAAACGGACCTGGACACCTTCCAGGGCGATTTGGTGAACGTCATCCCGGCGCAAAAGGCGGGCATGATCGCTTCCAAGGCCGCACTTGCCAATGACAGCGGGTTCTGTGCCATTGATCCGGCATCCATGCGCTCCAAGGAAGACGATTCCATCTTTGTTATCGGAGATGCCTGCATCGCCGGCGACATGCCAAAGTCCGGCTTCTCGGCGAACAGCCAGGCCAAGGTGGCAGCCATGACCATTCGCGGTGACCTCACCGGGTCCCGTGTTTTCCCGGCAAAATACTCCAATACCTGCTGGAGCCTGATCGAGACCAACGACGGCGTAAAAGTCGGCGCACAATATGCCCCGGCAGAAGAAAAAATCGCGTCCACCTCGAAATTCATCAGCCAGACCGGTGAAGATGCAGGTCTCCGTCAAGCGACCTATGAAGAGTCGATCGGCTGGTACAAAGGCATCACCACCGACATGTTCGGCGCCTAA
- a CDS encoding TRAP transporter small permease subunit has protein sequence MEKFAGVLERLNSFIGNTLCWAALGMLMLQFVIVLLRYVFGYSFIFLDEGVLYFHAAIFMLGAGYTFLVNAHVRVDIFYAKASERTQAWIDIFGHLFLLTPALLILLWFSWPTVRSSWAILEGPISVGGIPASFLLKTLIPAYCILLLVQGAAALIRDISRLKATAA, from the coding sequence ATGGAAAAGTTTGCGGGTGTGCTGGAGCGCTTGAACTCGTTTATAGGCAACACCCTGTGCTGGGCCGCGCTGGGCATGCTGATGTTGCAGTTCGTGATTGTGCTTCTGCGCTATGTTTTTGGCTACAGCTTTATCTTTCTCGACGAAGGCGTTTTGTATTTCCATGCAGCCATCTTCATGCTCGGCGCAGGGTACACGTTCCTGGTCAATGCCCATGTACGGGTGGATATTTTCTATGCCAAGGCAAGCGAGCGCACACAGGCCTGGATCGACATCTTTGGCCATCTGTTCCTGCTGACGCCAGCGTTGCTTATTCTGTTGTGGTTCTCTTGGCCGACTGTGCGCAGCAGCTGGGCAATACTCGAGGGGCCGATTTCTGTTGGCGGGATCCCGGCCTCCTTCCTGTTGAAGACCCTCATTCCGGCCTACTGTATTCTTTTGCTCGTTCAAGGCGCAGCTGCCCTGATCCGTGATATCTCCCGTCTGAAAGCCACCGCTGCATGA
- a CDS encoding TRAP transporter large permease — MSLPLDLMMFGALIAFILLGYPVAFTIAGVATGFALLGWMLGDFNIQLMGAMGQRFFGVLTNPVLTAIPLFVLMGVILEKSRIAEDLLETMGRLFGKMNGGLGVSVVLVGALLAASTGIVGATVVAMGLIALPTMLRNGYDPKLASGMVCTAGTLGQIIPPSTLLIILADVMSNAFQQAQYAQGKFTIETISVGQTFAAAMVPGLLLVAVYCVYIIGRAKLFPGDAPAMKESVEPPSGVEIASAIVPPILLIIAVLGSILGGVASPNEAASVGAVGAILLAGRRLGVPVKLIVLATFALLVLAVSAAAFPVRLQRSDVTIGGYVLAAIYAGLALFSLGVVLKILRAAFADGLLKSSLLSTLTVTSMIFATILMASFFSLVFVGLGGEDRVHELLKEMPGGATGALIFAMLFVFVLGFFLDFVEISVILLPVLIPPLILMGIDPIWLTVLIAINLQTSFLTPPFGFSLFYLRGAAPKEITTGQIYRGVVPFIGLQIAAVAILWMFPIIATWLPRWLY, encoded by the coding sequence ATGAGCCTTCCTCTTGACTTGATGATGTTCGGGGCGCTGATCGCCTTTATTCTTTTGGGCTATCCGGTGGCCTTCACGATTGCCGGCGTTGCAACCGGCTTCGCGCTTCTTGGCTGGATGCTTGGGGACTTCAACATTCAGCTTATGGGCGCCATGGGTCAGCGGTTCTTTGGAGTTCTGACCAACCCTGTGCTCACCGCCATCCCACTGTTCGTGTTGATGGGGGTGATACTTGAAAAAAGCCGGATTGCCGAGGATCTTCTTGAAACGATGGGCCGACTGTTCGGCAAGATGAATGGCGGCCTTGGTGTCTCCGTCGTTCTGGTTGGCGCTCTGCTGGCCGCCTCGACCGGTATTGTCGGCGCAACGGTCGTTGCAATGGGTTTGATCGCCCTGCCGACCATGTTGCGCAACGGGTATGATCCGAAATTGGCCTCCGGCATGGTTTGCACAGCCGGTACACTTGGTCAGATCATCCCGCCCTCGACCCTTTTGATCATCCTTGCCGATGTCATGTCGAATGCCTTCCAGCAGGCGCAATATGCGCAAGGCAAGTTCACGATCGAAACCATCTCTGTTGGTCAGACCTTTGCCGCTGCGATGGTACCCGGACTTTTGCTCGTAGCAGTCTATTGCGTCTATATCATTGGTCGGGCGAAGCTTTTTCCGGGCGACGCTCCTGCAATGAAGGAGAGTGTTGAGCCACCAAGCGGCGTTGAAATCGCATCCGCAATCGTGCCGCCGATCCTACTAATTATTGCTGTCTTGGGCTCGATCCTTGGCGGTGTAGCATCTCCGAATGAAGCCGCTTCTGTCGGCGCCGTTGGAGCTATCTTGCTGGCTGGCCGGCGGTTGGGCGTGCCGGTCAAACTCATCGTTCTGGCGACGTTTGCCTTGCTGGTACTTGCAGTTTCGGCTGCGGCCTTTCCCGTTCGCCTTCAAAGATCAGACGTGACGATTGGTGGCTATGTGCTTGCCGCGATCTATGCCGGGCTCGCCCTCTTTTCGCTGGGCGTCGTCCTCAAAATCTTGCGCGCGGCATTTGCCGACGGGCTTTTGAAGTCGTCATTGCTGTCGACCCTGACCGTAACATCGATGATCTTTGCAACCATCCTGATGGCGAGCTTTTTCAGTCTGGTATTTGTCGGCCTGGGCGGGGAAGACCGGGTTCATGAGCTTTTGAAGGAAATGCCTGGCGGCGCCACGGGCGCGCTGATCTTCGCCATGCTGTTCGTCTTCGTGTTGGGCTTCTTCCTAGACTTTGTCGAGATCTCGGTGATCCTGCTGCCCGTCTTGATCCCGCCGCTCATCCTGATGGGTATTGATCCGATCTGGCTCACGGTTCTGATCGCAATCAATCTGCAAACGTCTTTCCTGACGCCGCCTTTCGGATTCTCGCTATTCTATCTGCGCGGCGCTGCGCCGAAGGAAATCACCACCGGACAGATCTATCGTGGTGTTGTTCCGTTTATCGGACTGCAAATCGCCGCTGTTGCGATTCTTTGGATGTTCCCGATCATCGCGACCTGGCTGCCTCGCTGGCTCTATTAA
- a CDS encoding TRAP transporter substrate-binding protein, whose translation MKRRDFLKAGAIGATGAAATTLAAPAIAQDVRQWRMVTAWPKNLPGPGVAAQMLADRITTLSSGRIEVKLFAAGEIVPGNGVFDAVGQGTAELYHAVPAYWGSKSKGILLFGSQPFGLTAPEQAGWLIHGGGQALYDEMYGRFNLKPFLCGNSGPQWAGWFRNEINSVDDLKGLKFRSTGLASEMCSKLGMAVQAMSGPAMFQALQSGALDAGEFIGPWTDSALGYYQIAKNYYWPGVGEPSSAEECAVNLDAYNELPDDLKEVVTQACSSLYNDVLTEYNTKHAQALTGLVNDHGVMVRKLPDDVIVAMGNAAGEVIADLRADSDDLVKQITESFLGYRKLMRDYMPYADNGQMNARLLDYKYD comes from the coding sequence ATGAAAAGACGTGATTTTCTGAAAGCCGGTGCAATCGGCGCAACAGGTGCAGCAGCGACTACGCTCGCAGCACCTGCCATTGCTCAAGATGTCCGCCAGTGGCGCATGGTTACAGCCTGGCCGAAGAACCTGCCAGGACCAGGCGTTGCTGCGCAGATGCTTGCGGACCGTATCACGACGCTTTCAAGCGGGCGCATCGAGGTTAAGCTGTTTGCCGCCGGGGAAATCGTTCCGGGCAATGGCGTTTTCGATGCCGTCGGGCAGGGAACTGCTGAGCTTTATCATGCGGTCCCGGCCTACTGGGGTTCCAAGTCCAAGGGCATCCTGCTGTTTGGGTCCCAGCCGTTTGGTCTTACGGCTCCCGAACAAGCCGGCTGGTTGATCCATGGTGGTGGCCAGGCGCTTTATGATGAAATGTACGGACGCTTCAATCTGAAGCCGTTCTTGTGCGGCAACTCCGGTCCGCAATGGGCTGGCTGGTTCCGCAACGAGATCAACAGTGTTGACGATCTCAAAGGCTTGAAGTTCCGCTCAACGGGTCTTGCGTCAGAAATGTGCTCCAAGCTCGGCATGGCTGTACAGGCCATGAGCGGCCCGGCTATGTTCCAGGCACTTCAGTCTGGCGCCCTTGATGCTGGCGAGTTCATCGGCCCGTGGACGGACAGCGCGCTCGGTTACTACCAGATCGCCAAGAACTACTATTGGCCTGGGGTTGGTGAACCGTCTTCCGCTGAAGAATGCGCGGTCAATCTGGATGCTTACAACGAACTGCCGGATGATCTCAAAGAGGTCGTCACGCAAGCGTGTTCCAGCCTCTACAACGATGTCCTGACCGAGTACAACACCAAGCACGCACAGGCTTTGACGGGTCTCGTCAACGATCATGGCGTGATGGTGCGTAAGCTCCCGGACGATGTGATCGTGGCGATGGGGAATGCAGCTGGTGAAGTGATCGCGGACCTGCGTGCAGACAGCGACGATCTGGTCAAGCAGATCACGGAGAGCTTCCTCGGCTATCGCAAACTGATGCGCGATTACATGCCCTACGCTGACAATGGCCAGATGAACGCGCGTCTGCTGGACTACAAGTACGACTGA
- the mgrA gene encoding L-glyceraldehyde 3-phosphate reductase, with amino-acid sequence MTWTASPDRYTSMDYRRCGRSGLKLPLISLGLWHNFGDDTPHQRKQEIARTAFDLGITHFDLANNYGPAKGSAESAFGELLRTDFAPYRDEMIISSKAGYDMWPGPYGEWGSRKYLIASCDQSLKRMGLDYVDIFYSHRFDPDTPLEETMMALDHIVRSGRALYVGISSYNTKRTQEAAAILKELGTPCLIHQPSYSMINRWVEEDGLLDTLDDLGIGSIAFSPLAQGMLTNKYLKDIPEGSRATQGKSLQDQFLSDENLATIRTLNAIAERRGQTLAQMALAWVLRGGRVTTALIGASRAAQVIDCVGALNNLEFTEAELQEIDATAKDANINLWAASSEREGPSRKK; translated from the coding sequence ATGACCTGGACCGCATCGCCCGACCGTTACACCAGCATGGACTACCGCCGCTGTGGTAGGTCCGGATTGAAACTGCCGCTCATTTCTCTGGGGCTTTGGCACAATTTTGGCGATGACACCCCGCACCAGCGCAAACAGGAAATCGCGCGGACCGCTTTTGATCTCGGCATCACCCACTTCGACCTTGCCAACAATTATGGTCCGGCAAAGGGCTCCGCGGAAAGCGCATTCGGCGAACTCCTGCGCACCGACTTTGCGCCGTATCGGGACGAGATGATCATTTCGTCCAAGGCCGGCTACGACATGTGGCCTGGGCCTTATGGCGAATGGGGCAGCCGAAAATACCTGATTGCGTCCTGCGACCAATCCCTTAAGCGCATGGGTCTCGACTATGTCGACATCTTCTATTCACACAGGTTCGACCCGGACACGCCATTGGAAGAAACCATGATGGCATTGGACCACATTGTCCGCTCCGGACGAGCGCTATATGTCGGCATCTCCTCCTACAACACCAAACGGACACAAGAGGCAGCGGCAATCCTGAAGGAGCTCGGCACTCCATGTCTGATCCATCAGCCGAGCTATTCCATGATCAACCGATGGGTGGAAGAAGACGGGCTTCTGGACACCTTGGACGATCTCGGCATTGGTTCCATTGCCTTTTCCCCACTCGCCCAAGGCATGCTGACAAACAAGTATCTGAAGGACATTCCTGAAGGCAGCCGGGCCACGCAGGGCAAATCCCTGCAGGACCAATTCCTCAGCGATGAGAACCTTGCGACCATCCGGACACTCAACGCCATCGCCGAGCGGCGCGGGCAGACACTGGCGCAGATGGCACTCGCCTGGGTTTTGAGAGGCGGCCGCGTCACGACAGCCCTGATTGGGGCAAGCCGTGCAGCCCAAGTGATTGACTGTGTCGGCGCGCTTAACAATCTCGAATTCACTGAGGCCGAGCTTCAGGAAATCGATGCGACAGCCAAAGACGCCAACATCAATCTTTGGGCGGCCTCGTCTGAGCGCGAAGGCCCCTCGCGGAAGAAATAG